The nucleotide window CAGGAATGCACGTCAATTTATCTTCTAGCTACTGACAGTTTTTGATATACTTAGGTAACGACTAAGATCAACAATTCTTGCTGAGTATTACTTGCAAACATCACTATCATTCTTTTGCAGCCTTGCCCTTAGGTTAGAGCTGGGAGACCTAAGAGCATACTTTTCCTATTCAATTTTCAACTAAATTCTAGTCCTTTACAAAGACAATCTCACTTTGAGATCCTGAACACCTATCCTAGCCCCAAccaccttcttctctctctctctatggtTTCAATTCTTTAGTCCATTTCCTTCCTGTTCCACTGTATGTCACTGCCTTGTTTCTCCTTTCTGCCTTGCCCAGGTGGGGGCAGACAAATCTCTTGGGAGACCTGATGTGGTTAGTCTGGAGGCCTAAGCTCAAGGCATAGACAAAGGAATGTAGAACTGTTTTATGGTGGCAGGTCAAACAATGGTACACCCTGATCTGGAAAACAGCAGTCAGCCTGGCCTACTTCACTTTCAAAAGGAAGTGAGAGGCTCCAGCGATGCTGCTGCCCAGATTTTACATTCAGGGTCACTAACAGTGAAGGAAGGCAAGGGGATTTCAATGTACGTAGAACCTTGAGGCTTGAATCTATTCAGTGGCATAGGTTATAAACTGGCCCCTGGAGGGCTAAAGGGTTATGAAATGTAAAGACTGAcaaggggaaaagaaaacctGCAGAAACTTATAGTGACCAATCTTTAGACATGCTGGAGCAACCTATGAACTGACAACTCACTGAGCTCACTGACTGGTTCCTGAATAGCTAGGGTACTACCATGCTGTGAGTGCTCTCTTGTGTGCTTGCTTcactctttttctagtttcttccaGGAGAGcctaaaaaagagaaattctaagAGATTTCTAACAGGGAAGTGTAAATTAATCTTTTGGATTATAAATGAGCTCCAATCCAGGTTTCACCACACATTCTCGCCCACTACAGAGCAGAATTGGCTGTCAGGATCCAGTGCCAGCCACGTTGGAATTCCCGCCTACATATAACCAAAGATATGCCTTTTCTCCTCCTGTGCCTGTGCTACCCAGATTCAATAGCTCCCACTCCCACTTTAAAGctacacctaaaaaaaaaaaagctacaccTATTCACTAGTGTAGTCTCTTATCACCTGATACCTTTTTTATCTAACATTCACCAAACTACTTAAGTCTCCTTCCAATCTGTTAACACAATGGATTTGGGAATCCTTTCCCTCACCTCAGGGCCCGGCTCAGCTTGTCATAATTCATCTGTGGTTTGCACTTCCTGCGGCCCCAGAGGCGGGCCACCTCGTCTGGATCCTTGATGACAAACTCCCCGTACTCTCCCTGCTGCCAGGCGATGACATGGCGGAACTCCTCCTTCTGCAGCAGCTCCAGGATGAAATGCCATAGCTGGATCTGCCGGGAGCCCGGGGACGACTCTGTTTTATAGGCCCAGTCAGGAAACTGATACCCTTTAATATGAAAAGGGCAAGATCAAGGTAGTCAGGagctaggaacatacatacctgTATCCCCAACCTCACATTCCAATGCTCAGAATCTCTAGAGTGCTGTGCAAACATGCCACAAACACACTTTCGGTCAGCTGGGGCTAACCACAATAGCCgagaggaaagcagagagaaGTTACCTTTCCTTGTGGCAATCATTAAATCTGATAAGAGCTGGGCAGCAGCACCCAGGTGTCTAATCTCTTACCCTTTCAGATCTTACTAAATctcatgcctactttctgtaagGACATGAAAGTTCCAAagggaacaaaaaggaaagataatGTTTTAGGAAAATACAACCTTACCCTCAAGGTTGGAATTGTGTCTCTAACAGGAAAGAGACGCTAAAGCTCGGGATAAGGGTGTGGTGACCAGACATGTTAACATTCATCCATAGGAAACAAGCCTACAACTGTCCTAGCAGTATCTACTCTGTCAAGAGGCTGGCAGCCATGGTCTGGCATTTGTGAACCAAACCCAAGTGGAGAGAAAAGGAACCACTGAGGGACATTCCAGGTATGTCAGAAGATGATTAACTTCTGCTCACCTCCACCTCCTTCTGGCTTTTCCACGATGCTACAGCCTGCTTTCATTTTCACCCTCCTGCTGAGAGATACAAGCCACATCAATTACTTTAAggtgctatttatttattatcctcCCAATGTGTTCTGGCACAGCCTTTCCCCAAACTTCTTTTTCCCTGTCTTTCCCTCCTTATGTAACCCTCTTTCTTCCAAACATATCACCTCCAAACTGCTAATCCCCAAGTCATCAAATGATGCGTGCTCAAGTCATCAGCTTCAAAGGCCATAATTATCTCCCACCTGACTTTAAGCCACAAATTGTAAacactgtttttaatatttgctttcttcCCCCTGACCAGTCCTTCAAATGTAAAAAAGGGTATGGTGAAATGAGTCCAAAAACGCAGCCAAAACAAGTcaaacagtttgttttctattactAGACAGGCCCAGATGCCAAGATACACAAGTCTGAGTTCACCCAGATGTACCagtttaaagaagagttaaaaaaaaaaaaatccaaagccaTCTGATTGCCACTCAGGAATGAACATCTGATTTTGATTTACTTTCCTGAATTATGTGAGATGGGAGAAGGAAAACTTCTCCCAGTCAGAAACTGCCCCTTCCTCCTTGAAACAACACCCTGGGATACATTAAGTAAACACACCAAATGTACAGTTACtctatacaaacacacacacacactcccccaatttttctttgagaaaacATTTTACGTTTTCTCCCTttaacaggaaggaaaaaaaagcaagcattTCTGGGAACCTTCTGTTCAACAAGTGGAGGGAGTCTGGCTGTGATTTGAATTCATTCCACTCAGATTTACAGTTCCTTAATAAATTTCCTGTTCCCAGCAGCAAGCAGCCTGTATCAGTCCATCCTTTAACAAAAAGGAGGGAAGGGTAAAACTGCCAGAGGGATATGCGGGCAGAAGGCAGATCTACCCTCAGCCAGGCAGTTCCCCAGGGTGAATGACAGGCCCTCAGTACCAACATTAGCAGGAGTCTGGAGGCAATGTAGGTGCCTTAGTGACGCTAGGGTGGGGTGGGTACAAATTCCTAATCTTGAAATTTCATCTAACCTAGGATTCCTCTAGATCCTTTGAATCTTTTTTCTCACCATACACATCAAGAAGACCAGCAAGTTTCGGGCTATGAAACTACCAGGGAATGAGGATGAGATACATAccccaaaggaaggaaaaaacaaacataaacacagacacagagttacacacacaagaTACACAATAACAAGGCCCCAGAGCTGAGGCAGGAGTTTCCTCTCCCGGCTGCTTCCATCTCCGTgacaatgagagaggaaaaacacTAATTTCCCCACGGCTCCAGGAAGCTGCCCTGGACGCTAACAACTAGATTGCTCTGTCGGATCGCGGGGTCTTTATTCTGCCACCGGAATGCCTTCACCCACCACGACTCTGCGATCCAAACCCCGCTGCAACAATGACTTGCCCAGGAAGCTCTCTCCCGACATCCCAACTCCCCGATTTCACCCATAAAGGCCTCCCTCCCAGGGGCCCGGAGGCGCCTCTCCATGCCTTAGGCAAATTCATTCCGAGGACACTCTGTCCAAGTAGGATCACTCATCTCAACTCTGCAAAGCCCGGCAGGCCCCTCGCCTCCCTCCGACCGCGACCATTCCCCAAAGAGTGAGGCTTGCAGAGTCTGGTGCCGCGGATCCCCCGCTGCAGCTCCCGGTTCCGACTTCCGCAGCCCCGGAGCCTCCTTTCTACCTGCCTCCCGGCCGGGCCTCCCTCGCCCCGTGGCCTCGAAGCTCCGCGGAGCCACCGCACGAACACTGCCTGGATCCCCGTCGCCCCTCAGCCGCggggccccctccctcccccgccccccgcactgGGGGAGGCCCGGCTGGGTTGGTACGTGGCTCGCCGGGCGGCCCCGACCGCAGGGACGCCGTCCACGCCGAAGCCGGGGGTTCTGCCCAGAGGAACCTGGCGGCGAGGCCAGGACTCACCTCTCCCCCGCACGGTCCGCCTTCGGTCCGGTCTCCTCCGCGGCGTCTCCGGCTCCTCCTCATCCACCCCAGCAGGAAGTGACCTCCTCGGCTGCTTTCGTCACTTCCATCCTCAGCGgagagggcgggggagggggcggcgcCCTCCTGCCGGTCTCGCAGCCGCGCCGCACCGCGCCGCACCCAGCCGCgtctccctttcctttctcctttccgcAGACGCCGACTTCCGCCCGCACCCAGCCCTCGGCGCGCGCTCCTCCCGCCGCGCTGCCCGCGCAGCCACCCCGGCGCGGCGCGTGCGTCACGTTGCGGGGGCACGTTAGGCACGCTCGCGGCGGGCGGCAGGGCGGGATTCGGCGGGACTCGCAGGGGGAAGCGGCTCTAGGGGGCCAGCGGGGCTGCTGGGGGCTTTTCCGCCGGCTTGGTGTGGGCCAGGCGCTGACCCGGGGGTCACGCCTGTCTCGGGAGGGGACCTCGCAGAACCCACGGGAACGGGCCCAGCGCCGGCATAAAGCTTCCCCCAGACCGCTGAGAGGGGGTCCCCCGTTTCTCCGTAAAAGGGCCCTGCGACCTCCCAGAGAGGAGCGCCTTCACAATGGGAAGAGATACCCACAGACCTCAGAGGTCGTTCGCTGCCATCTAAGAAAAGAGTCTTTTCAGATACCTACAAAAGAATCCGCGAGGCTTTCTGTGAAAAGCCTTGCTTAGTTAGGCATTACACCCTCCACCTCGGGAGTGTGACGTTTCCTCGCTGACCCCCAACCCCCTGCATTTAGTCTTCATTTGTCCACATCTAAGCAGCTTGCAAGTTTTCTCCCTAAGTCATTCAACTACATCTCTCCTCTCTTTGTCTTCCGTCTTTTGTTTGTGCTCAAGCAGTTATAAGCATGTTAACCAAAgcattttttgttcttcctttaagGTTCAGTAATGGTTAAGGATCTCAAACATCTACTTtatctccacccccagccccatatGCCTGAGTGATGTCCAGGCCTGGTTTCActccaaaaggagaaaagagggaggagtGGGGATCAGTAAAGGTGAAGTAAATTAAAATGAGCAATAAGAGTGCCAGAAGTGAAATGGAGTTGAAGGACAATTTGGGATAAAGGAGTAAACTTCTTTTTGTACCGCTGTTGTAACAATACCTTTATATCCTGAATGCCAGGAAGAACATGAAACATCACCATTAGTTTTTAGAAAAGTTGGCTTCCAGTTTTGGGTTTGCCACTAGCCATTCTCCAGTTACTGTAAATTAACTAGTAAGTTGGTCCCCTCTGGGCCTAAAGTTGCCTTTcctgtttaaaaagaaaggataataGCATTGGTGATACAAGGTCTTTTCTAGTGAGAAAATCCTATGTAGGTGAATAAAATGAGCAAAATGTAAGTGCTCTCATAGAGAGGACcactgtaatagggaagaatacattactttaacctttgtatctTATCGCgtttgctacaagttaatcactaaagggatgttgcctataaccttaaattatacataatcgACTATCTCTGGGAACTCTGCCTCCCATGTAATGAgcgttaagctaaaatacctttctttagctcacaggaaacctcCTGACCAGGTCCACCTGGAAAcggctgcaggaaggaagaaattaatacaTCCTGGAAGCAGGACTTTACCCCCCtgcccttttagtataaaagaagcatgaattctaactcagggaagatggttctttgggacactagtccaccatcttctccatctgttggctttccaaataaagttattCTTCCTTGCCGCAACATCTCATCTCTCGACTTATTGCCCTGTTGTGCTGAGAGCAGTACAaacttggactcggtaacactaCCAATATTTTTAACTATACCATGAGCTCTTTGAGTGCAGGAACTTTGCACTTCTGCAACGTTCTCCTTCACCATGGCACTGCTGCCTTCTTCAGCCACTGCAGACAGGCTTCACAACTTGGAAATTCTTGTTCCTGAAATGTGGAGAGCATGAGCTTTCTGAAAGCACGGGGTGGAAATGCTCAGATACAGTCTGGGAGTCAGGACAGGTAATCTCTCTTGAATTCCCACTTGCTCAAAGCCCTCTTTGTCCACTGAATGCCTTCTACCCCCTTCCTACCCATCTTTATAATTGTTCCATATGCctaagaatacatttctgttttaaatctCACACTCTTAGGTCTGCTTCTGCCACAACACAGCTAATCCACTGcttcttaaaaaagagaaaaaaaagaactcttaaacATTACTTTTCTCCCAAAAAACCCTTTGtgaattggtgtgtgtgtgtgtgtgtgtgtgtgtgtgtgtgtgtgttccttccCTGGCTcgcttttctttatttctcccattttcatTTATGCACTTACATTCTCCACATCGCAAACTTAGCTAGCCATGTATGTGATATAAATGCTTTCCTCTCTATTCTTGTCATAGATCACTATGGTAGATCTACTGTAATAGATACCATTGTATGTCATGTACATATTTGTTCTTCTTAGTGTGTTTGTCTTAGATTGCAGGCCCTCAGAGGTTAGAGCTGCAGTCAGTAGGTCCCTACAGTGCCCAGAGCAGTTCTGTGTCATCATTTGAAATGCTTAATgatgattatttccttttctgcgAATGTGCTTCTGAGACTGGCTTCTTCCCACCTCCCTCATAGTCAAGTCTCCCAGTAAAAATCAGGTAGCCTCTTTTCCCCAAAGTGTGTCCTCACTAAACTTGGATTCAGAAGACTTGAGTTTCCATCTCAGTTCTGCTCTTTGCTAACAAACTGTTTTCTGACTAGCCTCTGAGTTTTGACCTCCTCATCTGTAAGGATATCCTTGCTGAGGACAGAGTGTAACAGCGTCTGTGGAGCGCTTGTCCACTATGAAACCCTTTATGAAGGTCAAGGATCCCGATTACTCTTGCTACCACCCCATACCCTACTGTTCTTGGTATCAAGAACTCAAACTTTACTTATCTCCTAATTTCACAAACTTCAAGTGGATTTAATGTTTCAATCTTGGGTAGGAAtctaatggaaaaagaattttgcCTTGAGAATTAGGCTTCTTGAGTTTCTCATC belongs to Pseudorca crassidens isolate mPseCra1 chromosome 2, mPseCra1.hap1, whole genome shotgun sequence and includes:
- the ETV3 gene encoding ETS translocation variant 3 isoform X3 → MKAGCSIVEKPEGGGGYQFPDWAYKTESSPGSRQIQLWHFILELLQKEEFRHVIAWQQGEYGEFVIKDPDEVARLWGRRKCKPQMNYDKLSRALRYYYNKRILHKTKGKRFTYKFNFNKLVMPNYPFINIRSSGNLGKIQKILVKMLPVRVWGESRPVQGWT